One Solanum lycopersicum chromosome 2, SLM_r2.1 genomic region harbors:
- the LOC101259022 gene encoding NDR1/HIN1-like protein 26, with protein sequence MSPKFGHVLQPQEQLTLVSTMYPVKTDNAHELPVYVDQDHPVRRHHSARYYAHHIKESLTTRVSKLICTIFLTFLSILGIIAFILWLGLRPHRPRIFLHDFSIPAISQGIGPESAQINFNVTARNSNQVIGIFYDAIQMSATYQEQSIGTSQLLTPFYQLPKNTTVLAGTFSGPMVTVTGTQWQQMLDDRSRGTVVFRVELTARIRFKIWSWKSKHHRMHANCPVGVGQDGVILVGYIDKRCPEYFN encoded by the coding sequence ATGTCCCCTAAATTTGGTCATGTTCTTCAACCTCAAGAACAACTAACATTAGTCTCAACCATGTATCCTGTGAAAACGGATAACGCGCACGAGTTACCTGTTTATGTAGATCAAGACCACCCTGTAAGGAGACACCATTCGGCTCGATACTATGCTCACCATATTAAAGAGAGTCTAACTACTAGAGTTTCCAAATTAATTTGTACAATTTTCCTAACCTTTCTTTCAATTCTTGGAATCATCGCATTTATTTTATGGTTAGGTTTGCGCCCTCATCGTCCAAGAATTTTCCTACATGACTTTTCGATTCCAGCTATAAGTCAGGGAATTGGACCTGAAAGTGCCCAAATCAACTTTAACGTAACAGCACGAAATTCAAATCAAGTTATTGGGATTTTCTATGATGCAATACAGATGTCAGCGACTTATCAAGAACAGAGTATTGGAACTTCACAATTGTTGACTCCATTTTATCAATTGCCCAAAAACACTACTGTTCTTGCGGGTACATTTTCTGGCCCCATGGTGACGGTGACCGGAACACAGTGGCAGCAAATGCTTGATGACCGGTCTCGAGGAACGGTGGTTTTCCGAGTGGAATTGACAGCCAGGATTCGATTTAAGATATGGTCGTGGAAAAGTAAACATCATAGGATGCATGCTAATTGTCCTGTTGGAGTAGGACAAGATGGTGTGATCTTGGTTGGTTACATAGATAAGAGATGTCCAGAATATTTTAATTAG
- the LOC101263370 gene encoding uncharacterized protein isoform X2 produces the protein MENMGFEKQRLLGEFEEKGVEEICISDHMNGLQYTSTKSDSFVVDMERFSHIIEKDINANSRITRNLSRKGSFRSGEKKTNSNAVTEKDTANSPRASSLLGGGSTPEKAMALTTSSDQHTPQTHNHQITIVAGHGSATATESQIGGRRFSYRRSTNWTIDPRRILLFSATLTCMGTILLIYFTLSIPKVNGEE, from the exons ATG GAGAATATGGGTTTTGAGAAACAGAGACTATTAGGAGAATTTGAAGAAAAGGGTGTTGAGGAAATTTGTATTTCTGATCATATGAATGGATTGCAGTACACAAGCACAAAATCAGATAGCTTTGTTGTGGACATGGAACGATTTTCTCATATCATAGAGAAAGACATAAATGCCAATTCAAGAATTACT AGGAACCTTTCAAGAAAAGGATCATTTCGAAGCGGCGAGAAGAAAACAAATTCAAATGCTGTCACTGAGAAAGACACGGCAAATTCCCCTAGAG CAAGTTCATTGCTAGGAGGAGGTAGCACGCCAGAAAAGGCCATGGCATTGACTACTAGTAGTGATCAACATACCCCACAAACCCATAATCATCAGATCACTATAGTGGCCGGCCATGGCAGCGCCACCGCCACCGAAAGTCAAATAGGTGGCAGGAGATTCAGTTACCGACGATCAACTAATTGGACCATTGATCCTAGGAGGATCCTTCTCTTCTCTGCTACATT GACATGTATGGGAacaatattattgatttattttacattatccATTCCCAAAGTAAATGGAGAAGAGTGA
- the LOC101263370 gene encoding uncharacterized protein isoform X1, whose product MENMGFEKQRLLGEFEEKGVEEICISDHMNGLQYTSTKSDSFVVDMERFSHIIEKDINANSRITLQRNLSRKGSFRSGEKKTNSNAVTEKDTANSPRASSLLGGGSTPEKAMALTTSSDQHTPQTHNHQITIVAGHGSATATESQIGGRRFSYRRSTNWTIDPRRILLFSATLTCMGTILLIYFTLSIPKVNGEE is encoded by the exons ATG GAGAATATGGGTTTTGAGAAACAGAGACTATTAGGAGAATTTGAAGAAAAGGGTGTTGAGGAAATTTGTATTTCTGATCATATGAATGGATTGCAGTACACAAGCACAAAATCAGATAGCTTTGTTGTGGACATGGAACGATTTTCTCATATCATAGAGAAAGACATAAATGCCAATTCAAGAATTACT TTACAGAGGAACCTTTCAAGAAAAGGATCATTTCGAAGCGGCGAGAAGAAAACAAATTCAAATGCTGTCACTGAGAAAGACACGGCAAATTCCCCTAGAG CAAGTTCATTGCTAGGAGGAGGTAGCACGCCAGAAAAGGCCATGGCATTGACTACTAGTAGTGATCAACATACCCCACAAACCCATAATCATCAGATCACTATAGTGGCCGGCCATGGCAGCGCCACCGCCACCGAAAGTCAAATAGGTGGCAGGAGATTCAGTTACCGACGATCAACTAATTGGACCATTGATCCTAGGAGGATCCTTCTCTTCTCTGCTACATT GACATGTATGGGAacaatattattgatttattttacattatccATTCCCAAAGTAAATGGAGAAGAGTGA
- the LOC101263073 gene encoding gibberellin 2-beta-dioxygenase 8 has translation MYLATSTSQFLLCFPLSGHYGKIMVKSTNLSQQPNQKISRDDESADPPFEETYKKLFDDIRIGKASSKINYENLFVVEECELPLIDLEQLKGREFEREECKRKIAQASQEWGFFQVVNHGVSQDVLLQMRKEQMKLFKKPFHEKMNDRQLNFSVGSYRWGTPSATCLQQLSWSEAFHVPLTDISNSNHHPTTLSSTMEQFATTISELAHDLARILSERMGYKSKYFRETCMPHTCYVRMNRYPACPISPQVFGLMPHTDSDFLTILHQDEIGGLQLVRDGKWISVKPNPQALIINIGDLFQAWSNGVYKSVEHRVVTNKAKERFSTAFFLCPSYDTEIRSCFEPSVYKRFTFREFRQQVQEDVKKYGYKVGLPRFLVSTH, from the exons ATGTACTTAGCCACCTCCACTTCtcaatttcttctttgttttccatTATCTG GACACTACGGAAAAATTATGGTGAAGTCTACGAACTTGTCACAGCAGCCAAACCAA AAGATAAGCAGGGATGATGAATCAGCTGATCCTCCTTTTGAAGAAACATACAAGAAACTTTTTGACGACATAAGAATCGGAAAAGCATCTTCAAAAATCAACTACGAAAACCTGTTTGTGGTTGAAGAATGTGAATTGCCATTAATAGATCTTGAACAACTAAAGGGAAGAGAATTTGAGAGAGAAGAATGCAAGAGAAAGATAGCACAAGcttcacaagaatggggtttttTCCAAGTTGTAAACCATGGAGTATCACAGGATGTATTGTTGCAAATGAGAAAGGAacaaatgaagcttttcaaaaAGCCATTTCATGAGAAAATGAATGACAGACAACTTAATTTCTCTGTGGGAAGTTACCGTTGGGGAACTCCTTCAGCTACTTGTCTTCAACAACTTTCTTGGTCTGAAGCTTTTCATGTACCTCTCACTGATATCTCCAATTCGAATCATCACCCAACAACCCTAAG CTCCACAATGGAACAGTTTGCAACAACTATATCTGAATTAGCACATGATTTAGCAAGAATTTTGTCAGAAAGAATGGGATATAAGTCGAAATATTTCAGAGAAACATGTATGCCACACACTTGTTACGTTCGAATGAATCGATATCCAGCATGCCCTATTTCTCCACAAGTGTTTGGATTAATGCCACACACTGACAGTGATTTCCTCACAATATTGCATCAAGATGAGATTGGAGGGTTGCAATTAGTAAGAGATGGGAAATGGATTTCTGTTAAGCCTAATCCCCAAGCCCTAATTATCAACATTGGTGATTTGTTTCag GCTTGGAGCAATGGTGTTTATAAAAGTGTTGAGCACAGAGTTGTTACAAATAAAGCAAAAGAGAGATTCTCCACAGCATTTTTCTTATGCCCATCCTATGATACAGAAATAAGAAGCTGTTTTGAGCCTTCTGTTTATAAAAGATTCACCTTTAGAGAATTCAGACAACAAGTCCAAGAAGATGTTAAGAAATATGGTTATAAAGTAGGTCTCCCTAGGTTTCTTGTCTCAACTCACTAA